One window of the Carnobacterium maltaromaticum DSM 20342 genome contains the following:
- a CDS encoding GyrI-like domain-containing protein produces the protein MSNYALEEKESFTILGFGVELKSDYTDFVGIKQEKSDFLQKVQTDGTIDTLKSVASNSYFFIVNEAVNNKMMYYVGVMSKEELPEATRLIQFPKGEYLVVKGEGATSEELSNNLTGITFGQVLPEVTNVAYVGGPNTSVEMGTRDGVLVGEMWIPVVKQ, from the coding sequence GATTTGGGGTTGAACTAAAAAGTGACTATACCGATTTTGTTGGTATCAAGCAAGAAAAATCAGATTTTCTTCAAAAAGTACAAACGGATGGAACAATTGATACCTTAAAATCAGTTGCTTCAAATAGTTATTTCTTTATTGTCAATGAAGCTGTGAACAATAAAATGATGTATTATGTAGGGGTTATGTCAAAAGAAGAGTTACCAGAAGCTACAAGGTTGATTCAATTCCCTAAAGGAGAGTATCTAGTAGTTAAAGGTGAAGGTGCGACTTCTGAGGAATTAAGTAACAATTTAACAGGGATAACATTTGGCCAAGTGCTACCAGAGGTAACCAATGTTGCTTATGTTGGTGGACCAAATACAAGTGTTGAAATGGGAACTCGCGATGGTGTTTTAGTTGGCGAAATGTGGATTCCAGTTGTAAAACAATAA
- the hflX gene encoding GTPase HflX: MEKNIIIIGVSGNQENFDYSMTELKELAFANQLKVVGEIRQNLAKAHVATYVGKGKLTEIINLAAELEVDTIVTNDELTPTQLRNLEAQLELTVIDRTRLILAIFAERAQSKEAKLQVEIAQLNYEMPRLRTDQGTTLDQQGGGSGLNNRGSGEKQIELDRRTIKNQIKRLNLELESITKEQQTRRHKRQKNQIPLVSLVGYTNAGKSTTMNQLLQHFHSQEAKTVFEKDMLFATLDTSVREIVLPDRKKFLLSDTVGFVSKLPHQLVKAFRSTLEETKQADLLIHVVDYSDPNYQLMMDTTDKTLAEIGILDIPVILAYNKADLIPEISYPTYEDNHFIYSARDEKSLSMLVEIIKSTIFKEYTKATFLIPYNQTQYVAYLNEKAAVESEEYLDNGTKIVAEVGPIDLNKLAMFHVDSD, encoded by the coding sequence ATGGAAAAAAATATTATTATTATAGGTGTCAGTGGAAATCAAGAAAATTTTGATTATTCAATGACCGAATTAAAAGAATTAGCCTTTGCTAACCAACTTAAGGTTGTTGGTGAGATTCGTCAAAATCTAGCCAAAGCACATGTTGCCACTTACGTTGGAAAAGGTAAATTAACAGAAATTATCAACTTAGCAGCTGAATTAGAAGTTGATACTATTGTAACGAACGATGAATTAACTCCTACTCAATTGCGCAACTTAGAAGCACAACTTGAATTAACAGTCATTGATCGAACACGATTAATATTGGCTATTTTTGCAGAGCGAGCTCAAAGTAAAGAAGCTAAATTACAAGTTGAAATTGCTCAATTAAACTATGAAATGCCTAGACTTCGTACAGATCAAGGAACAACTTTGGATCAACAAGGTGGTGGATCTGGTCTTAATAATCGCGGCTCTGGTGAAAAACAAATTGAACTGGATCGTCGAACAATAAAAAATCAAATTAAACGCTTAAATCTGGAATTAGAATCCATTACAAAAGAACAGCAAACTAGAAGACATAAGCGACAAAAAAATCAGATTCCATTAGTCTCCTTAGTTGGCTATACAAATGCTGGAAAATCAACAACGATGAATCAATTACTTCAGCATTTTCATTCTCAAGAGGCCAAAACTGTTTTTGAAAAAGATATGCTTTTTGCTACTCTAGATACAAGTGTCAGAGAAATTGTGCTACCTGATCGGAAAAAATTCTTATTAAGTGATACTGTCGGATTTGTCAGTAAATTACCGCATCAATTAGTTAAAGCCTTTCGCTCAACACTTGAGGAAACCAAACAAGCGGATTTGTTAATTCATGTGGTTGATTATTCAGATCCTAACTATCAATTAATGATGGATACAACCGATAAAACATTAGCTGAAATTGGGATATTAGATATTCCCGTCATCTTAGCTTATAATAAAGCAGACTTAATTCCTGAAATTTCTTATCCAACCTATGAGGATAATCATTTTATCTACTCTGCACGTGATGAAAAATCTTTAAGTATGCTAGTTGAGATCATCAAAAGTACGATTTTTAAGGAATACACGAAAGCTACCTTTTTAATTCCCTATAATCAAACGCAATATGTTGCTTATTTAAATGAAAAAGCAGCCGTTGAAAGCGAAGAATACTTGGACAATGGAACAAAAATAGTCGCAGAAGTGGGCCCTATTGATTTAAATAAATTGGCTATGTTTCATGTTGACTCTGACTAA
- the cydC gene encoding thiol reductant ABC exporter subunit CydC → MNKKRGQEIRETFSQDTWVKPYLTKYRKLLYLVLFLGFMTLFCGSALMFTSGFLISKSASMGISIRNGSNENIMLVYVPIVLTRAFGIGRPSFRYVERLTSHNWVLKMTSDLRVKLYRSLEKDAIFFKGKYKTGDILAVLAEDIEHIQNLYLRTIFPTLISWGIYVVVVIALGFFSVPFAIMMLIMLAVVTILLPLVSLLVNGARMYSQKTARTGLYNKLTDAVLGVGDWLFSGRKSDFIASYEGNEFDVRKDDAKIKQFDRTRDFIVQLIFALIALAVLTWTSMIFQGEHGGAANWIGAFVLAIFPLIDAFAPVPSAVSELTIYEDSVKRMNALPVVEETEVSPATLAAIKELETESFKELLIDDVCFSYEQDQKQILENVTLRIPKGKKIAILGKSGAGKSTLGKLIRGDLKPQQGRVLLNNISTYQLQDTVANWIGVINQNPYLFNTTVLNNVRLGNITATDEEVIAALYQVGLGEMLAALPDGFHTIVEEAGGRFSGGERQRLALARILLQDAPIVLLDEPTVGLDPITEQVLLDVLFNVLSDKTIIWITHHLQGVDQMDQVVFIESGKIEIEGTPKELLANNKRYQTLYHLDRGE, encoded by the coding sequence ATGAATAAAAAAAGAGGGCAAGAAATTCGTGAAACCTTCTCTCAAGATACTTGGGTGAAGCCTTATTTGACGAAATATCGTAAATTACTGTATCTCGTTTTATTTTTAGGCTTTATGACTTTATTTTGTGGCAGTGCGTTGATGTTTACTTCTGGTTTTTTAATTAGTAAATCAGCTAGTATGGGTATTTCTATTCGAAATGGTAGTAATGAAAACATTATGTTAGTTTATGTGCCGATTGTTTTAACTAGAGCATTTGGAATTGGCAGACCTAGTTTTCGCTATGTCGAACGCTTAACAAGTCATAATTGGGTTTTGAAAATGACATCTGATTTACGTGTTAAACTTTATCGTTCATTAGAAAAAGATGCTATTTTCTTTAAGGGCAAGTACAAAACTGGAGATATTTTAGCTGTTTTAGCAGAAGATATTGAACATATTCAAAATTTGTATTTACGTACGATTTTTCCAACACTAATTTCTTGGGGAATTTATGTGGTCGTTGTGATTGCATTAGGTTTCTTTTCAGTCCCATTTGCGATTATGATGTTGATTATGTTGGCTGTTGTAACAATCCTTTTACCGCTAGTTTCACTTTTAGTTAATGGAGCTCGAATGTACTCACAAAAGACAGCACGGACAGGATTATACAATAAATTAACAGATGCTGTTCTAGGTGTAGGCGACTGGTTATTTAGTGGCCGTAAAAGTGATTTTATTGCCAGTTATGAAGGCAATGAGTTTGATGTACGAAAAGATGATGCGAAAATCAAACAATTTGATCGTACACGAGATTTTATTGTCCAGTTAATTTTTGCTCTAATTGCTTTAGCTGTTTTAACTTGGACTAGTATGATTTTTCAAGGAGAGCACGGCGGAGCCGCTAACTGGATAGGTGCTTTTGTCTTAGCTATATTTCCTTTGATTGATGCTTTTGCTCCGGTTCCAAGTGCGGTTTCTGAATTAACTATCTATGAAGATTCAGTTAAACGTATGAATGCCTTGCCAGTTGTAGAAGAGACAGAAGTAAGTCCTGCTACACTAGCAGCGATAAAAGAGTTGGAAACAGAATCATTTAAAGAACTTTTGATTGATGATGTTTGTTTTTCTTATGAACAAGATCAAAAACAAATTTTAGAGAATGTGACTCTTCGTATTCCTAAAGGTAAAAAAATAGCGATTTTAGGCAAAAGTGGAGCGGGTAAAAGCACATTAGGAAAATTAATTCGTGGTGACTTAAAACCGCAACAAGGAAGAGTTTTATTAAATAATATTTCAACTTACCAACTGCAAGATACCGTTGCAAATTGGATAGGGGTCATCAATCAAAATCCTTATCTTTTCAACACAACGGTCTTAAATAATGTTCGTTTAGGGAATATAACTGCAACGGATGAAGAAGTTATCGCTGCTTTATATCAAGTTGGTTTAGGCGAGATGCTAGCAGCTTTACCTGATGGTTTTCATACAATTGTTGAAGAAGCAGGTGGACGCTTCTCAGGAGGCGAAAGACAACGTTTGGCGTTAGCTCGGATTTTATTGCAAGATGCACCAATTGTCCTATTGGATGAACCAACAGTTGGCTTAGATCCGATTACTGAACAAGTCCTATTAGATGTTCTTTTCAATGTGTTGTCGGATAAAACCATTATCTGGATTACCCATCATTTACAAGGTGTTGATCAAATGGATCAAGTTGTGTTTATTGAGTCTGGAAAAATTGAAATTGAAGGCACTCCAAAAGAGTTATTAGCCAACAATAAACGTTACCAAACACTCTACCATTTAGATCGTGGTGAGTAA
- the cydD gene encoding thiol reductant ABC exporter subunit CydD translates to MMDKRLLSLSGMKKMMVMLAGISFLQAFMIIFQARYLALSITGLWNGEGLTSQFSHMLFFFLAFAGRHLLTLIREKVLDRFSYEKGKELRKELLTKVFSLGPNLVQKAGTGNVVTMALEGIRQAENYITLFLSKMMNMMIIPWLVLAYVFMLDVDSGVTMIIVFPIIIIFMVILGYAARGKADRQYETYRVLSNHFVDSLQGLETLKLLGLSKKYQKNVHDVSESYRKATMSTLKIAILSTFALDFFTTLSIAVIALFLGLRLLDGGLTLLPALTVLILSPEFFLPLREFSSDYHDTLDGKNAMGAILDVLALESPTDVDILTEAEGKWTVDSQLVIKDLTVQYENSDTSALKNIDFNWQGFGKIGLIGASGSGKSSFIETIGGFLQPESVAEIKINNVKVPHFAQRNWQKEMLYIPQKPYLFHDTLANNIRFYVPTASDNEVEAAAEKAGLKDFIKELPDGIETIIGESGRMISGGQAQRVAIARAFLDTERKILLFDEPTAHLDIETEVALKEAILPLMDNHLVFFATHRLHWTNEMDYILVIDNGEIVEAGTHEELLGKAGAYVALMNQMRGGNHHE, encoded by the coding sequence ATGATGGATAAACGTTTATTGAGTTTATCTGGCATGAAAAAAATGATGGTGATGCTTGCAGGGATTTCGTTCCTGCAAGCTTTTATGATTATTTTTCAAGCTAGATATTTAGCTCTTTCAATTACAGGTTTATGGAATGGTGAAGGTTTGACGAGTCAGTTTAGCCATATGCTATTCTTTTTTTTAGCATTTGCAGGACGTCATTTACTGACCTTAATTCGTGAAAAAGTATTAGACCGATTTTCTTATGAAAAAGGAAAAGAATTACGCAAAGAATTGTTAACAAAAGTCTTTTCTTTAGGACCAAATCTCGTTCAAAAAGCTGGAACAGGTAATGTTGTCACAATGGCTTTAGAGGGAATTCGTCAGGCTGAAAATTATATCACGCTTTTTTTATCAAAAATGATGAATATGATGATTATTCCTTGGTTGGTTTTAGCGTATGTCTTTATGTTAGATGTTGATTCAGGCGTGACGATGATTATTGTTTTCCCAATTATTATTATTTTCATGGTAATTTTAGGCTATGCTGCGCGTGGGAAGGCGGATCGCCAATATGAAACTTACCGTGTTCTTTCTAATCATTTTGTCGACTCTTTACAAGGCTTAGAAACCTTAAAGCTTTTAGGTTTAAGTAAGAAATATCAAAAAAATGTTCATGATGTTAGTGAGAGTTATCGCAAGGCAACGATGAGCACATTGAAAATTGCGATTTTATCCACTTTTGCATTAGATTTCTTCACAACGCTATCAATCGCCGTAATCGCTTTATTCTTAGGACTGCGCTTGTTAGATGGCGGTTTGACTTTATTACCAGCTTTAACTGTTCTAATCTTATCGCCAGAGTTTTTCTTGCCATTACGTGAATTTTCAAGCGATTATCATGATACACTAGATGGAAAAAATGCAATGGGGGCTATTTTAGATGTTTTAGCTTTAGAAAGTCCAACAGATGTGGATATTTTAACAGAAGCGGAAGGGAAATGGACTGTTGATAGTCAATTAGTAATTAAAGATTTAACAGTTCAGTATGAAAATAGTGACACTTCGGCTTTAAAAAATATTGATTTTAACTGGCAAGGCTTTGGTAAAATTGGTTTAATCGGTGCGAGTGGATCTGGTAAATCTTCGTTTATTGAAACAATAGGAGGTTTTTTACAGCCAGAGTCTGTAGCCGAAATTAAAATAAACAATGTTAAGGTTCCTCATTTTGCGCAACGGAATTGGCAAAAAGAAATGCTTTATATTCCGCAAAAACCCTATTTATTTCATGATACATTAGCAAATAATATCCGTTTTTATGTACCTACTGCTAGCGATAATGAAGTTGAAGCTGCTGCTGAAAAAGCTGGATTAAAAGACTTTATTAAAGAGTTACCAGACGGGATAGAAACAATTATTGGCGAAAGTGGTCGTATGATAAGTGGTGGACAAGCACAACGTGTGGCAATAGCTCGGGCGTTTTTAGATACTGAACGCAAAATTTTATTGTTTGACGAACCAACGGCTCACTTAGACATTGAAACGGAAGTTGCTTTGAAAGAAGCAATATTGCCATTAATGGACAATCATTTAGTCTTTTTCGCAACGCATCGACTTCATTGGACGAATGAGATGGATTATATTTTAGTAATTGATAATGGAGAAATTGTTGAGGCAGGAACACATGAAGAACTGCTAGGTAAAGCGGGAGCTTATGTTGCTTTGATGAATCAAATGAGAGGGGGAAACCATCATGAATAA
- the cydB gene encoding cytochrome d ubiquinol oxidase subunit II produces the protein MSGLQFFWFILIGVLFAGFFFLEGFDFGVGMSTRFLARDREERDQVIGTIGPFWDGNEVWLITAGGAMFASFPNWYAAVFSGYYLILFAILFGLIIRGVSFEFRHKMATEKGRHFWDWTLFFGSIIPPFFFGVLFTSMVSGMPLDADGNMMATFTDYFTPFSVVGGVAVTLLCFLHGLNYIRIKTLGDIRERAEALAKKLYILLFVGLVAFAGLLYFYTDFFTVHLVSTLVLLVIIILLSVMATYGAYKNKEMLSFITSGLTLIAVVALLFFGLFPRLMVSSLDPAYDLLIATGSSSPYTLKLMTWISLSILPFVLGYQGWSYYIFRQRISKEKAVKY, from the coding sequence ATTAGTGGATTACAGTTTTTCTGGTTTATTTTAATAGGTGTATTGTTCGCCGGTTTCTTCTTTTTAGAAGGTTTTGACTTTGGAGTCGGAATGTCAACACGTTTTCTAGCTCGTGACCGCGAAGAGCGCGATCAAGTCATTGGCACAATTGGGCCCTTCTGGGATGGGAACGAGGTTTGGTTAATAACAGCCGGTGGGGCAATGTTTGCTTCGTTTCCAAATTGGTATGCTGCTGTATTTAGTGGCTATTACTTGATTTTATTCGCAATCTTATTTGGTTTAATTATCCGTGGTGTTTCATTTGAATTCCGTCATAAAATGGCAACTGAAAAAGGTCGTCATTTCTGGGATTGGACGCTATTCTTCGGGAGTATTATCCCACCATTTTTCTTTGGTGTTTTATTTACTAGTATGGTAAGTGGTATGCCTTTGGATGCAGATGGAAATATGATGGCAACTTTTACTGATTATTTCACACCATTCTCAGTAGTTGGTGGAGTAGCTGTAACATTACTTTGCTTCTTACATGGTTTAAATTATATCCGTATTAAAACATTAGGTGACATTCGTGAGCGTGCAGAAGCTTTAGCTAAGAAATTGTATATTCTTTTATTTGTTGGCTTAGTTGCTTTCGCTGGATTACTGTATTTCTATACAGATTTCTTTACAGTTCATTTAGTTTCAACTTTAGTACTTCTAGTAATCATTATCTTGTTAAGTGTAATGGCTACGTATGGTGCTTACAAGAATAAAGAAATGTTATCATTTATTACAAGTGGGTTAACTTTAATTGCTGTTGTAGCATTGTTATTCTTTGGATTATTCCCAAGATTAATGGTCAGCTCACTAGATCCAGCTTATGATTTATTAATTGCTACTGGATCAAGTTCACCTTATACGCTTAAATTAATGACGTGGATATCGTTATCGATTCTGCCGTTTGTGTTAGGCTATCAAGGTTGGAGTTACTACATTTTCCGCCAACGTATTTCTAAGGAGAAAGCGGTGAAATATTAA
- a CDS encoding cytochrome ubiquinol oxidase subunit I yields the protein MSFDIESLARFQFAMTTVFHYFFVPLSIGLALTVAIMQTMYVVKKNEMYKEMAKFWGHIFLLSFAVGVVTGIIQEFQFGMNWSDYSRFVGDIFGAPLAVEALLAFFMESTFIGLWMFGWDKFNKKLHLAFIWLVVFGSMMSAFWILVANGFMQHPVGYELNNGRAELVDFGAVLTSHQVWYEFTHVIFSAIMLGAFVVAGLSAFRLLKKEHKAFYQSSLNIGLVIGLVAAVLTIGAGDLQTKALVNDQPMKFAATEGLYEDSGDPASWTLIGFQDTDKKETVWSIEIPYLLSILSFNKPEGGVKGMLTINEELIAQYGKQNYFPPVKTLFWSFRIMAGSGVFLALVAVVGLWFSRKKKTLLEKKWLLYVIAFCTFVPFIGTTAGWLITELGRYPWTVYGLFTIADSVSPNVSVTSLLISNTIYFLLFAGLGSVLVYLITRELNQGPYHEAKVKDHDQKANVDPFEKEAFK from the coding sequence ATGAGCTTTGATATTGAAAGTTTAGCTCGTTTTCAATTTGCAATGACAACAGTGTTTCACTATTTTTTTGTGCCCTTATCAATTGGTTTAGCTTTAACTGTTGCGATTATGCAAACAATGTATGTTGTTAAGAAAAATGAAATGTACAAAGAGATGGCAAAATTTTGGGGACATATTTTCCTATTAAGTTTTGCGGTAGGGGTTGTGACGGGGATTATTCAAGAATTCCAGTTTGGTATGAACTGGTCGGATTATTCACGTTTTGTCGGTGATATTTTTGGAGCACCATTAGCCGTAGAGGCCTTACTAGCCTTCTTTATGGAATCAACCTTTATTGGTTTATGGATGTTTGGTTGGGACAAGTTTAATAAAAAACTTCACTTAGCATTCATTTGGTTAGTTGTATTTGGTTCAATGATGTCTGCTTTCTGGATTTTAGTAGCCAATGGCTTTATGCAACATCCAGTCGGATATGAGTTAAACAATGGTCGTGCTGAGCTAGTTGATTTTGGAGCAGTATTAACCAGTCATCAAGTTTGGTATGAATTTACGCACGTTATCTTCTCTGCAATTATGTTAGGTGCTTTTGTAGTCGCTGGACTTTCAGCTTTCAGATTATTGAAAAAAGAGCACAAAGCATTTTACCAAAGTTCATTAAATATTGGTTTAGTTATTGGTTTAGTTGCGGCTGTATTAACAATTGGAGCTGGGGATTTACAAACGAAAGCTTTAGTTAATGATCAACCAATGAAATTTGCGGCAACTGAAGGTTTGTATGAAGATTCAGGAGATCCTGCATCATGGACTTTAATCGGTTTCCAAGATACCGATAAAAAAGAAACTGTTTGGTCTATTGAAATTCCTTATTTATTAAGTATTCTTTCTTTTAACAAGCCAGAAGGCGGCGTTAAAGGTATGTTAACAATTAATGAGGAACTAATCGCACAGTACGGCAAGCAAAATTATTTCCCACCTGTTAAAACATTGTTCTGGAGTTTCAGAATTATGGCAGGAAGTGGCGTATTCCTAGCTTTAGTCGCAGTGGTTGGCTTATGGTTTAGTCGTAAGAAAAAAACATTATTAGAAAAGAAATGGCTTTTATATGTCATCGCATTTTGTACATTTGTTCCATTTATTGGGACAACAGCCGGTTGGTTAATTACTGAATTAGGTCGTTATCCTTGGACTGTCTACGGATTGTTTACAATTGCTGACTCTGTTTCACCAAATGTTTCTGTAACATCATTACTAATTAGTAATACAATTTATTTCTTATTATTTGCTGGTTTAGGTTCCGTTTTAGTTTATCTAATTACTCGAGAATTAAATCAAGGACCGTATCATGAAGCAAAAGTGAAAGATCATGATCAAAAAGCAAACGTAGATCCATTTGAAAAGGAGGCATTCAAATAA
- a CDS encoding helix-turn-helix transcriptional regulator: MSQLGHRIKIIRKKNNMTQKILADKICSQSVLSRIETGEEVPNAVVLHQLCERLGITVEQVMSNNMQSISNHTELIKKMRVYFDNNRYEELALFLKESNCINEFHEDVDLQFYYYCLGSCRYYLDKEYKEALHDLQMALEYTYSPNNHYYTNYEILILSCIGKTYFSMGQVQKAFYYLHESLAALSSVSINENTYLLTRIFYNIATTHALNGTYEEAQIYLEKGIQFANQVHNSYYLSELFYEKAIISHLQRNIEVAIEEMYIASGVAKAVDNQELVALTQEKIDLWKE, from the coding sequence ATGTCTCAACTGGGTCATCGAATTAAAATTATCAGGAAAAAAAATAATATGACACAAAAAATTTTAGCAGATAAAATCTGTTCTCAAAGTGTTTTAAGTCGCATCGAAACAGGAGAAGAAGTCCCAAATGCTGTCGTATTACATCAACTATGTGAACGATTAGGAATCACAGTTGAGCAAGTAATGTCGAATAATATGCAGAGTATTTCGAATCATACAGAACTAATAAAAAAAATGCGGGTATATTTTGACAATAATCGTTACGAAGAATTAGCACTTTTTTTGAAAGAAAGTAATTGCATCAATGAGTTTCACGAAGATGTTGACTTACAATTTTATTACTATTGTTTAGGGAGCTGTCGCTATTACTTAGATAAGGAATATAAAGAAGCCTTACATGATTTACAAATGGCATTAGAGTATACTTACTCCCCCAATAACCATTACTACACAAACTATGAAATTTTAATTTTAAGCTGTATTGGGAAAACGTATTTTTCGATGGGACAAGTCCAGAAAGCTTTTTATTACTTGCATGAAAGTCTAGCTGCATTATCAAGTGTATCCATTAATGAAAATACCTATCTTCTAACGCGAATTTTTTATAACATTGCGACAACCCATGCCTTGAATGGTACTTACGAAGAAGCGCAGATCTATCTAGAAAAGGGGATTCAGTTCGCTAATCAAGTTCACAATAGTTACTATTTATCAGAATTATTCTATGAGAAGGCTATTATTTCTCACCTACAAAGAAATATAGAAGTGGCAATTGAAGAAATGTATATTGCTAGTGGTGTCGCTAAAGCTGTGGATAACCAAGAACTTGTTGCTTTGACCCAAGAGAAAATTGACCTATGGAAAGAATAA
- a CDS encoding fructose-1,6-bisphosphatase — protein MEQTASEIINLEAILNLPKGTEHFISDVHGEYDAFQHVLRNGSGNVKQKIKVLFKGRLNQQEMKQLATLIYYPEEKTARTISQLQSKAEIELWYQKTLIQLIELCEFVASKYTRSKVRKAMPQEFSYIIEELLFKSSTISDKEDYYQEIIATIILLEQGTEFIAAMSYLIQRLVVDHLHVVGDIYDRGPFPDKIIDTLMNYHSVDIQWGNHDILWMGAASGSAVSLANVIRICARYDNLAILEEGYGISLRPLLTFSDMTYADDSNNWFKPKMNVKNQEYSAEEIRQITKMHQAIAIIQFKLEGAIIERHPEFDMDSRLVLSRIDYSAGTINLNGRKYPLKHHYFPTINPKNPYQLTCEEEKLIQKLVTAFKSSERLQKHIAFLFQKGNMYLTYNNNLLLHGCLPLNPDGSFMQMQISGNSYSGKGLLDQFERELRLAYHKKDGTKEVHLDMLWYLWTGAVSPLFGKNQMTTFERYFVEDEETHIEKKNAYYHLRNNSEICKNILREFEVDPEIGHIINGHTPVKEKIGESPIKADGKLIVIDGGFSKAYQKTTGLAGYTLLYNSYGMELASHQPYSSKKEAIENEQDIVSTIRVIDRELKRKKVRETDNGKELKKQLIDLKALLNAYRAGEIFEER, from the coding sequence ATTGAGCAAACTGCCAGTGAAATCATTAATTTAGAAGCTATATTAAATCTTCCAAAAGGCACAGAACATTTTATTAGTGATGTTCATGGTGAATACGATGCTTTTCAGCACGTGTTGCGAAATGGTTCTGGAAATGTGAAGCAGAAGATCAAGGTACTGTTTAAAGGCAGGTTGAACCAGCAAGAAATGAAGCAATTAGCTACCTTGATTTACTACCCAGAAGAAAAAACAGCTCGTACAATTAGTCAGTTGCAATCAAAAGCAGAAATTGAGTTGTGGTATCAAAAAACACTCATTCAATTGATTGAACTTTGTGAATTTGTAGCTTCTAAATATACCCGTTCTAAGGTGAGAAAGGCAATGCCACAAGAATTTTCTTATATTATTGAAGAACTTCTTTTTAAATCTAGTACAATTTCTGATAAAGAGGATTACTATCAAGAAATTATCGCGACGATTATATTGTTGGAACAAGGGACAGAATTCATTGCAGCGATGTCTTATTTGATTCAGCGCTTAGTTGTTGATCATCTCCATGTCGTTGGTGATATTTATGACCGAGGTCCTTTTCCTGATAAAATAATCGATACACTTATGAACTATCATTCCGTAGATATCCAATGGGGCAATCATGATATTTTGTGGATGGGGGCAGCTAGTGGTTCGGCTGTTAGTTTAGCAAATGTAATCCGTATTTGTGCACGCTATGATAACTTAGCTATTTTAGAAGAAGGTTATGGGATTTCATTACGTCCTTTACTGACTTTTTCAGATATGACTTATGCAGATGATTCCAATAATTGGTTTAAGCCAAAAATGAACGTGAAGAATCAAGAGTATTCAGCTGAAGAAATTCGACAAATTACAAAAATGCACCAAGCGATTGCAATTATTCAATTTAAATTAGAAGGAGCGATTATTGAACGTCATCCAGAATTTGATATGGATTCTCGCTTAGTTTTATCGAGGATTGATTACAGTGCAGGAACGATTAATTTAAATGGCCGTAAGTATCCTTTGAAACATCATTACTTTCCAACAATTAATCCTAAAAATCCGTATCAACTGACCTGTGAAGAAGAAAAGTTAATTCAAAAATTAGTGACTGCTTTCAAATCTAGTGAACGTTTGCAAAAACATATTGCTTTTTTATTTCAAAAAGGGAACATGTATTTAACTTACAATAACAATTTATTATTACATGGTTGTTTGCCTTTAAATCCGGATGGAAGTTTTATGCAAATGCAGATTTCGGGGAATAGTTATAGTGGTAAAGGTTTATTAGATCAATTTGAACGAGAATTAAGATTAGCCTATCACAAAAAGGATGGGACTAAGGAAGTTCATTTAGATATGCTTTGGTATTTATGGACAGGAGCCGTCTCACCTTTATTTGGTAAAAATCAAATGACGACATTTGAACGCTATTTTGTAGAAGATGAGGAAACGCATATTGAAAAGAAAAATGCTTATTATCATTTAAGGAACAATAGTGAAATATGTAAAAATATCCTAAGAGAATTTGAAGTTGATCCAGAAATAGGCCATATTATTAATGGCCATACGCCTGTAAAAGAAAAAATTGGAGAGAGTCCGATTAAAGCAGACGGTAAGCTAATTGTCATTGATGGTGGTTTTTCAAAAGCATATCAAAAGACAACTGGTTTAGCAGGTTACACATTACTTTATAATTCTTATGGAATGGAATTAGCTTCACATCAACCTTATAGTTCAAAAAAAGAAGCTATTGAAAATGAGCAAGATATTGTTTCGACTATTCGTGTGATTGACCGAGAGTTGAAACGAAAAAAAGTTCGCGAAACAGATAATGGGAAAGAATTAAAAAAACAATTGATTGATTTAAAAGCACTATTAAATGCCTATCGAGCAGGAGAAATTTTTGAGGAAAGATAA